Genomic DNA from Cucumis melo cultivar AY chromosome 10, USDA_Cmelo_AY_1.0, whole genome shotgun sequence:
aaatctatcaatgataagagtttatcactgatagaccatgtaatAAATGTTggtttatcactgataaaccttaagagtctatcactgatagaactctatcaccgatagactttgctatatttgcaattttttaaaactattgctacatacttaataattattctaaaaattgttactcattataattaccctataAAAATAATCTCTTATAATCCTTCCACTTATTCCTTCCCTCAAAgaaggattattataatcttttctttttcataatccCCCTTAAACTTTTCTTCATCTCTCCTAAAACAAGTTTGTTAATTCCCCGCAATCACACCACTCATGTCATCTTCTGCAAAATGTCTAGTGTAAATAGTAGCTTTAATACACACATATACACTTACTTCACACTGTACAAATATTGTATACTGCTTAGATGAAGAGTAGACATTGTAACTAAAGCTTGATATAAATTCCATATGTTCATCCTTGGCTTATCCAAGAAACCTCTCATtttgcttacacttggacaagcGAGAGGAAAACTTATATTACATGCATATCATTAGGAAGCAGCAACATATAGATAGGATATGCACCTTTTATTGCATTTTTCTATTCTAGTCAGCCGCTAAGTTGATCATTTAGAACTTAAGATAACACATCCATGAATGATCATTACATTGTCAGACACACACAAGAAGTACTTTATGCAATATAATGCTTCATACTTGTTGTGTGTTCTGATGTGGGATGTCTTATCATTGTTGTGTGATATGGGATAAGATGTTCtattcttgttgtgtgatctggaaTAGAATGTCTCACAGTTGCTGTATAATCTGGTACAGGATGCCATTTGCTTGTTGTGTGGTTTGACATTAAGCGTGATGGAATTGATGGAACTTGCTAAATGCGTTGAGACTGCCTTGCATTGTTGCAACTTAGCAAAAGAATGTGGTAAACTCGTGAGCTGAGGAAagggtacaaagatgtaattagAAGAGCATAACGACTCTGCGTTGTGATCATAAGATAAATGTGTTTCTATGCGATAGGAACCTTATGCTTGATTTAAAAAGGAAATGATTTTTCATGCGATTTATACACATCGGCCCATCTGCATCGTCTCGAGCACATGACGACACATGAAAACAATTTAATGATAAACACCTACGTAATCTTTGCAAAGACTTTTAAATTGTACTAAATTTATGCTATCATTTTTGGATTAGATTTTCAAATACGTGATTCTATATATATTTGCGCAATGATAAGGGAAAAAAGGAGGACCTGACGACCCGAGGTCAAAAGcaaatataaaaaacataaGCCCAATAACAAAGAGATTGTCacataaaaactaaaaacacaGAAAAAGACTGCCCACCCAACAGCTGTATATATAACATTAACAAACCAAAAACTTAATACTCATAATCTTCCTAAGTGTAAATAGAAATCAAACTCTTCCATAGTGATTATTGTTGTAAATGTTATCAAGTTTGAGGATCTCCTGTTTGATATCACATATTTGCCAAGTCTTTATCATTCTCATTTCATTTGCCAACTCTTTGTTCTCCTCAACATTAAAGAAACATTGGCGAGTCTTGGCATCATTGATAACATCTCTCCACTCTGAATTGCTCTTTCCTAAAGTTTTTGCATCTCCCACAATCCAAAGGCAGAACCTAAAGAAATAAtaaacataagaaaaataatatatgaaGAAAAGCTAAGTCGATATATattcttttctattttaattcATCTTCACaatgtttttctttaatatagTATTGAAAGGAAGACCACGGAGAggaaaaaattatgaattttatttataaacttttaCTCGATAAGTTTAATAAATCTTTGAATTGGAACAATGACCCGATTCAACTagatatatatatgatatacaaaagtaaaaaacaaaaaagtttaatAACTCACATGTTTGAAAGTTTATAGACTCATTAGATACTTCGTTATAAGCTTAAAAACTTAAGTAATTATATAAGAATAAAACTAACTAAAAGTTTAGAAGTAAACTGATTCCAACACCTTTTATAGCATTGAAAGTATGACGATAGAGAAGCTAGACCATTTCTCTTGTTAAGACAGCatttatgaaagaaaaaaaaaaacggcTAAATTACAAGTTTAGGTCTAAaccttttaaatgaaaattgaaattaaagtgtttgaaatttaaatattcaatatgtgtatatatataatgattTTTAAAAGGAAGTAAATGAATAAAAAGTAGTATACGTACCTTGCTCTTGTTAGAGCAACATTGGTTCTTTGTTTATTTGAGAGGAATCCAATGTTGTGTCCACTGTTGGATCTAACTGTAGAGATTATGATTACATCCTCTTCACCACCTTGGAAACCATCAATTGACTTTACTTTTACTCTAAATCCTTCGTTATTATTCTTCTCATATTTTCTTCCAAGTTTTTCTTGAATTGATGAAACTTGTGCATTGTAAGGAGATATTACCCCGATGCTAATATCATTCTTGTTTTTGCACCATGCTGTATTTCAATGAAAGCCCAAACTAATTTAGATTTTGTAATTAATAATTAACATAAACCCCAAGttccaacccatattatatatTAACAAAGATCGTTTGGAAGTTGACATACGTACCTTTGTAAAGCATTTGGACAATTTGGGTAACAACAATTACTTCAACCGTATTCTTCTTGCTTTGTCCATCACCATTGCTTTCTTCTTGTCCACCACAAACATTGATAAAAGAATATGGTCCAAATAAAGGACTTGGGAGGTAATTTTTTTCATACCCTTTATTCATTACAATGGAAGCATCCATAATTTTATTCccataaaattttgaattcgGGAAGTAACTCACAAATGGATGCATCCGATATTGTGTATCTAATAGGTGCTTTGAGTATCCCATTAAACTTAGCCTCTCATAAAGGCTTCTACCGAATTTAGCTCCCTCACAAACCTAGAACGTACAGAAAAGGATGTATTAttagtttttatattatttcaaataaatCCCAATTAAATATGTATAGATTCTTTAACTTTTAATTCTGTGTCTAATCCATATTTGATGGGCTATTAAACATTGTTTTCGATGATTTTTTAATGGACAAAAACCAGAAAGCAAGAGTACATacaattcaattttattttatattgttaatttaattttattcttAGAAGACCAATTAATGACTAAAATAAAATTCGATAGATCGATTTGATATCCTTTCAAGTTTAGTAAAAATTCCATTATTTACACACACCTGAGATATACTTTTTAAAGTTATGAGTCTTTCTAGCTTTACCTAATCTCAAAACTTTATAAcgatatataattattaaatattgaATTATTATAAGTAAAACTCATCAACTTACTTAAAGTTTGTCGTGTTGACTTTAAAGTTGAATGTTCGATTTTTCACGCTAGTATTATTGAAAACAAATATATGAAACACTTGATATAATTAATTGCATACCTTGCTCTTTATTGTTGCTGGTAATTGGAACTCATCACCAACAAGAAGGGCATGGTTTATATGTTGAAGTTGCAAAGGTATAAGGGATTCACATTCCTTCAATTGTGCAGCTTCATCAACAACAACCAAATTCAGTGAATTCTTTTTCACTGAGTTTAATTTGAAGGAATTTGATGCTGTGCTAAAAATCAATGAAGCTTTCTGAAAACAAAACTTCTCAATTGAATTCTTGCTCAATTTACTTGGAACTTCAATTTCATCAAGAGAAACTAAAAGTGTCCTCAAAACCAACAAACAATGACACTTCAAATCAATCAAAGCTTCTCCCAttttatcatcatcatcatcatcatcataatTATCTTTACTCAAGAGAGTCCCAATATCACAAATAAACCCAACAAGAATCTCCAATTTTTTCCAATTATGCTCCATAATCACTTGTTTTGGTATATGAGTTGTGAAAATATGAACACAGTCTAAAAGGAAGGAAGCATTTA
This window encodes:
- the LOC103496680 gene encoding putative ATP-dependent RNA helicase ECM32, with the protein product MEGEGGLSSCRSNKASNHKESNGLIDALFSWDFNNVFNQNFYKLKVRKIPKSFETEEQYKASYIFPLLEETRAELCSNLKTIQKAPFSQVISIESTNTKKGKILFDVNVSSWRNSDGGKGQQPYKSLPGDIFVILDADPQTITSDYLEKSSKLNWAFAWLGQLNDNNTPTHLNLHISNNMDQLNSTPLFIVFLMNLTTNLRIWKTLQCSSDGGIVKHILGTTSIDNKTCKQCNGNDGEDYSTQNFPTLRLPSLSLNESQRVAIESCIKKVICQHKPSIELIWGPPGTGKTKTTSILLWKILTINHQIRTLACAPTNVAITNLASQVVNLLKHDSLSKNDVFCPLGELLLFGNKDRLKFDSHDQLKDIYLDRRVEKLFKCLGQHGLKFQITSMIGIFQENKLSKMKRMFKLNASFLLDCVHIFTTHIPKQVIMEHNWKKLEILVGFICDIGTLLSKDNYDDDDDDDKMGEALIDLKCHCLLVLRTLLVSLDEIEVPSKLSKNSIEKFCFQKASLIFSTASNSFKLNSVKKNSLNLVVVDEAAQLKECESLIPLQLQHINHALLVGDEFQLPATIKSKVCEGAKFGRSLYERLSLMGYSKHLLDTQYRMHPFVSYFPNSKFYGNKIMDASIVMNKGYEKNYLPSPLFGPYSFINVCGGQEESNGDGQSKKNTVEVIVVTQIVQMLYKAWCKNKNDISIGVISPYNAQVSSIQEKLGRKYEKNNNEGFRVKVKSIDGFQGGEEDVIIISTVRSNSGHNIGFLSNKQRTNVALTRARFCLWIVGDAKTLGKSNSEWRDVINDAKTRQCFFNVEENKELANEMRMIKTWQICDIKQEILKLDNIYNNNHYGRV